AGAGCGAGCTGGGCCGCTGGCTGGAGGTGCGATCGCGCTACCTGCACTGGGTGGACGGGCGCCTGGCGCAGATGGTGATTGCCACCGACATCACCGCCCGGCGCAACGCCCAGGAGCTGGCCGCGCACCAGGCCGAGCGCACCCAGTCGGTCAGCCGCCTGATCACCATGGGAGAGATGGCCTCCAGCGTGGCGCACGAACTCAACCAGCCGCTGACGGCCATCAGCAACTACTGCAGCGGCATGATCTCGCGCGTGCAGAGTGGGCAGATCAGCGAGGACGCCCTGCTGGGCGCGCTGGGCAAGACGGCGCACCAGGCGCAGCGCGCGGGGCAGATCATCCAGCGCATCCGCGCCTTCGTGAAGAAGAGCGAACCCAACCGTCAGCTGGCCAAGGTGACCGAGATGGTGGCCGAGGCGGTGGAGCTGGCCACCATAGAGCTGCGCCGCCACAACGTGCGCCTGACGCACTACGTGGCCGCGCGCCTGCCGCCGGTGATGGCCGACCGCATCCTGATCGAGCAGGTGCTGATCAACCTGATGAAGAACGGCGCCGAGGCGATTGCCCACGCCGGCTGCGCGCCCGCGCGGCGCAGCGTGGAGCTGCGCGTGGTGCCGCGCCAGGTAGACGGCGTGGACGTGATCCAGTTCAGCGTGGAAGACAGCGGCCCGGGCCTGCCCCGGGAGGTGCTGGAGCACCTCTTCGAAGCCTTCTATTCCACCAAGAGCGAAGGCATGGGCATGGGCCTGAACCTGTGCCGCAGCATCGTCGAATCGCACCAGGGCAGGCTGCAGGCACAGAACCTCTACAATGGAAAAGAGGTCACGGGGTGTCTGTTCACTTTCTGGTTGCCGCTGGCCGGCGCTGAGAATGCCACTAGCAATTTCGAAGCAATAACGACGTGAAAGGCATGTGCATGAATCTGATGTCTCCGAAAAAAGGCACCGTCTATGTCGTCGATGACGACGAGGCGGTGCGCGATTCGCTGCAGTGGCTGCTGGAGGGCAAGGGCTACCGGGTGCGCTGCTTCGAGTCGGCCGAGACCTTTCTTTCGCGCTACGACCCGCGCGAGGTGGCCTGCCTGATCATCGACGTGCGCATGGCCGGCATGACCGGGCTGGAGCTGCAGGACCGCCTGATCGAGCGCAAGTCGCCGCTGCCCATCGTCTTCATCACCGGCCACGGCGACGTGCCCATGGCGGTGGACACCATGAAGAAGGGTGCGCTCGACTTCATCCAGAAGCCGTTCAACGAGAAGGAGCTGTCCGAGCTCGTCGAGCGCATGCTAGTGCACGCGCGCGAGAGCTTTGCCGACCACCAGCTCGCGGCCAGCCACGAGGCGCTGATGGCCAAGCTCACCGGGCGCGAATCGCAGGTGCTCGAACGCATCGTCGCGGGTCGGCTGAACAAGCAGATCGCCGACGACCTGGGCATCAGCATCAAGACCGTGGAGGCGCACCGCGCCAATATCATGGAAAAGCTCGGCGCCAACACCGTAGCCGACCTGCTCAAGATTGCCCTGGGCTCCACGCCCGCCAAGATTTGAATTTTTGATAGCTGTCAGCGCCCGCATGCAGGGCGTTTGCGGCATATTTCACCACTGATCCATGACTGCCACCCTCATCGACGGCAATGCCCTGGCGCGCCAGATCCGCGCCCAGGTGGGCCACCGCACCGCCGCGCTCAAGGCGCGCGGCGTGCAGCCGCGGCTGCACATCATCCTGGTGGGCGAGGACCCGGCCAGCCAGGTCTATACGCGCCACAAGGTCAACGACAGCACCGAAACCGGCCTTGCCGCCACGCTGGAGCGCTACCCGGCCGACATGGCCGAGGCGGACCTGCTCGCGCGCATTGCGCAGCTGAACGCCGACCCCGCGGTGCACGGCATCCTGGTGCAGCTGCCCCTGCCCGGGCACATGGACGCGCACCAGGTCATCCGCGCCATCGACCCGGCCAAGGACGTGGACGGCTTTCACCTGCAAAGCGCCGGCGCGCTGATGACCGGGCTGGCGGGCTTCTGGCCCTGCACGCCGCATGGCTGCAT
This portion of the Comamonas flocculans genome encodes:
- a CDS encoding response regulator transcription factor, which gives rise to MSPKKGTVYVVDDDEAVRDSLQWLLEGKGYRVRCFESAETFLSRYDPREVACLIIDVRMAGMTGLELQDRLIERKSPLPIVFITGHGDVPMAVDTMKKGALDFIQKPFNEKELSELVERMLVHARESFADHQLAASHEALMAKLTGRESQVLERIVAGRLNKQIADDLGISIKTVEAHRANIMEKLGANTVADLLKIALGSTPAKI
- a CDS encoding bifunctional methylenetetrahydrofolate dehydrogenase/methenyltetrahydrofolate cyclohydrolase, producing MTATLIDGNALARQIRAQVGHRTAALKARGVQPRLHIILVGEDPASQVYTRHKVNDSTETGLAATLERYPADMAEADLLARIAQLNADPAVHGILVQLPLPGHMDAHQVIRAIDPAKDVDGFHLQSAGALMTGLAGFWPCTPHGCMKMLESIGYELRGRHAVVIGRSNIVGKPMALMLLQKDATVTICHSRTQGLKALTLQADVIVAAVGKRNVLTADMVKPGAVVIDVGMNRDDAGKLCGDVDYEGVKEVAGWITPVPGGVGPMTRAMLLVNTIEAAERASGA